One part of the Rhodococcus oxybenzonivorans genome encodes these proteins:
- a CDS encoding acyl-CoA dehydrogenase family protein: MQSDLFDRDHELFRESVRGFVDKHVVPQLEKWDADRLIDRETWLAAGRQGLLGLPVPEAYGGPGELDYRFRFVIQQEIARVGASALQSGFSTNDDIVLNYLLRHADEEQRRRWLPGFVTGETIGAIAMSEPAAGSDLRAIQTTAVADGNTWVINGSKTFITSGILADIVIVFAKTDPSAGSRGFSLFVVEDGTPGFSRGRKLDKLGLHAQDTAELFFEDVRIPKENLLGEVGSGFAYLMQSLPLERLGIGIAAQVSAEAVLGWTLDYVKERTAFGKRIGDFQGMGFTLAELQTAVEVSRAYIDRCVREHNAGTLTAVDAAKAKLWATELQGRVIDAGVQFHGGYGYMMEYPVAKAYIDARIQRIYGGTNEIMKEIIHRDLMKA, from the coding sequence ATGCAGAGCGATCTCTTCGACCGGGACCACGAGTTGTTCCGCGAATCCGTCCGTGGATTCGTCGACAAGCACGTGGTCCCCCAACTCGAGAAATGGGATGCGGATCGCCTGATCGATCGTGAGACCTGGCTGGCAGCGGGTCGCCAGGGCCTGCTCGGGCTACCCGTCCCCGAGGCGTACGGCGGGCCCGGTGAACTCGACTACCGCTTCCGGTTCGTGATCCAGCAGGAGATCGCCCGCGTCGGCGCATCGGCCCTGCAGTCCGGGTTCTCCACGAACGACGACATCGTCCTGAACTACCTTCTCCGTCACGCCGACGAAGAACAGCGCCGACGGTGGTTGCCGGGATTCGTCACCGGTGAGACCATCGGTGCGATCGCCATGAGTGAGCCTGCCGCCGGCAGCGACCTGCGCGCCATCCAGACCACCGCCGTCGCCGACGGCAACACCTGGGTGATCAACGGGTCCAAGACCTTCATCACCAGCGGCATCCTCGCCGACATCGTGATCGTCTTCGCGAAGACAGATCCCTCTGCCGGCTCCCGCGGCTTCAGCCTCTTCGTCGTCGAGGACGGAACGCCGGGATTCAGCCGAGGCCGCAAACTGGACAAGCTCGGCCTGCACGCGCAGGACACGGCCGAGTTGTTCTTCGAGGACGTACGTATCCCGAAGGAGAATTTGCTCGGTGAGGTGGGCTCCGGCTTCGCGTATCTGATGCAGAGCCTTCCCCTCGAACGACTCGGCATCGGCATCGCCGCGCAGGTCTCGGCCGAGGCAGTTCTCGGCTGGACACTCGACTACGTCAAGGAACGCACCGCCTTCGGCAAGCGTATCGGCGATTTTCAGGGCATGGGTTTCACGCTCGCCGAACTTCAGACGGCCGTCGAGGTGTCGCGTGCGTATATCGACCGGTGCGTGCGTGAACACAACGCCGGCACCCTCACCGCCGTCGACGCAGCGAAGGCCAAGCTCTGGGCTACCGAACTGCAAGGCCGGGTGATCGATGCCGGTGTCCAATTCCACGGCGGCTACGGCTACATGATGGAGTACCCCGTCGCGAAGGCGTACATCGACGCCCGAATCCAACGGATCTACGGCGGTACCAACGAGATCATGAAGGAAATCATCCATCGCGATCTGATGAAGGCCTGA
- a CDS encoding molybdopterin-containing oxidoreductase family protein, which translates to MTPKDTTQVHTFCRICEPGCGLLADVRDGEVVRLQPDRDHPVHQGFSCHKGVHYLQVHSDPDRLDRPLKRTNPRSEERGDFEPVDWDVAAREIAGRLREIRQKYGRNALAVYQGNPSAFNGAYYANAATLARGFDTRMRFSAGTQDTSAKYAASEAIYGASMAHPIPDLLHTDYFLCLGSNPQVSHMTLIHISDPMAKIRAVNKRGGTVLFVNPRRIESSSPETGEVLLIKPDTDFYFLAGVLHEIVFRIGYDRDVVERHARRVDELLDFVRQYPVDRIAAVTGIDADTIRQVATDFCAAPSASIYMATGVNQGRQGTLAYWMLTMVSLFSGNLGRRGGNIYSRGVADVVQGSKRKREDPFYDGPFGEMRTVSGDLPAALLPEFIENPDDPIRALIVVSGNPLLSVGGDGRLRRAFEQLDLIVTVDLYRTVTGEMADYVLPATDWLEREDINFLNTMGVAMEPYVQYTPAVVPAKGERRDDWWILSRIQQEMGVPTLLDDPDPNPFAAVDAMMRDSGLSIDLLATMPCQTAVLPEADPAHVFSIAVQHDDGLIDCCPALFQRSYETAERILAELAAEPADQLKLITRRTHYMVNSWLHNLPVFKQGVHQSNPLWMSPDDTRCRGLVEGDDVTVRNRHGEVEAVLVCDDTLRPGVVAMTHGWGQGTARGLGVARRNPGVNVNRLAPTGTDGYDPLSNQSQLTGINVEVIRSMGPPRGRTDVQGSGATA; encoded by the coding sequence ATGACCCCGAAGGACACGACCCAGGTGCACACGTTCTGCCGCATCTGCGAGCCGGGATGCGGCCTGCTCGCCGACGTCCGGGACGGCGAGGTGGTCCGGTTGCAGCCGGACCGGGATCATCCTGTACACCAAGGGTTCTCCTGCCACAAGGGGGTGCACTACCTGCAGGTCCACTCCGATCCGGACCGGCTCGACCGGCCGCTGAAGAGGACCAATCCGCGGAGCGAAGAACGCGGCGACTTCGAACCCGTCGACTGGGATGTCGCGGCGCGCGAGATCGCCGGCAGGCTCCGGGAAATACGGCAGAAGTACGGCCGCAACGCCCTCGCCGTCTATCAGGGCAACCCGTCGGCGTTCAACGGCGCCTATTACGCGAACGCCGCCACGCTCGCCCGCGGCTTCGACACCCGGATGCGCTTCAGTGCGGGAACGCAGGACACGTCGGCCAAATATGCGGCGAGCGAGGCGATCTACGGCGCGTCGATGGCGCATCCGATTCCCGACCTGCTGCACACGGACTACTTCCTGTGTCTCGGCAGCAACCCACAGGTTTCGCACATGACGCTGATCCACATCTCGGATCCGATGGCCAAGATCCGCGCCGTGAACAAGCGCGGCGGAACCGTGCTGTTCGTCAATCCGCGCCGCATCGAGTCGTCGTCACCGGAGACCGGTGAGGTGCTGCTGATCAAGCCGGACACCGACTTCTACTTCCTCGCCGGAGTTCTGCACGAGATCGTGTTCCGGATCGGGTACGACCGGGACGTCGTGGAACGTCACGCGCGACGCGTCGACGAACTGCTCGACTTCGTCCGGCAGTATCCCGTCGACCGGATCGCCGCGGTCACCGGTATCGACGCCGACACGATCCGGCAGGTCGCCACCGACTTCTGCGCGGCGCCGAGCGCGAGCATCTACATGGCGACCGGCGTGAACCAGGGCCGGCAGGGCACCCTGGCCTATTGGATGCTCACCATGGTGAGCCTGTTCTCCGGCAACCTCGGCAGACGCGGCGGCAACATCTACTCCCGCGGTGTCGCCGATGTCGTGCAGGGCTCGAAGCGCAAGCGGGAGGATCCCTTCTACGACGGTCCCTTCGGTGAGATGCGCACGGTCAGCGGCGACCTGCCCGCCGCGCTCCTCCCGGAGTTCATCGAGAACCCCGACGACCCGATTCGCGCACTGATCGTAGTGTCGGGCAACCCGCTGCTGTCGGTCGGCGGGGACGGCCGCCTGCGCCGTGCGTTCGAGCAGTTGGACCTGATCGTGACCGTCGATCTGTATCGCACGGTTACCGGCGAGATGGCGGACTATGTACTGCCCGCGACGGACTGGCTGGAACGGGAGGACATCAACTTCCTCAACACGATGGGCGTCGCGATGGAGCCCTATGTGCAGTACACGCCTGCCGTCGTGCCGGCGAAGGGGGAGCGTCGCGACGACTGGTGGATTCTGTCCCGCATCCAGCAGGAGATGGGCGTCCCGACCCTGCTGGACGACCCGGACCCGAATCCGTTCGCCGCGGTCGACGCGATGATGCGAGACTCGGGTCTGAGTATCGACCTTCTCGCGACGATGCCCTGCCAGACCGCGGTGCTGCCGGAGGCCGATCCCGCGCACGTGTTCAGCATCGCAGTCCAGCACGACGACGGACTGATCGACTGCTGCCCCGCACTGTTCCAGCGCTCGTACGAGACCGCCGAACGCATCCTCGCGGAGCTGGCCGCAGAACCCGCCGACCAGCTCAAGCTGATCACCCGGCGCACCCACTACATGGTCAACAGCTGGCTACACAACCTCCCGGTGTTCAAACAGGGTGTCCACCAGAGCAATCCGCTGTGGATGAGCCCGGACGACACGCGGTGCCGCGGCCTCGTAGAGGGCGACGACGTCACTGTGCGCAACCGCCACGGCGAGGTCGAGGCGGTTCTGGTCTGCGACGACACCCTTCGGCCGGGTGTCGTGGCGATGACGCACGGCTGGGGGCAGGGCACGGCCCGAGGGCTGGGCGTGGCGAGGCGCAACCCCGGTGTGAACGTCAACCGGCTCGCGCCCACCGGCACGGACGGTTACGACCCGCTCAGCAACCAGTCACAGCTCACCGGCATCAACGTCGAGGTGATCCGAAGCATGGGACCCCCTCGGGGAAGGACCGACGTTCAGGGCAGTGGCGCAACGGCATGA
- a CDS encoding FAD-dependent oxidoreductase, producing MAYVVTQNCCNDATCVAVCPVDCIHPTPAERDYQRTEMLYIDPGACIDCGACSDVCPVDAIVPGDAPAPDIDQYREINAEYFQRNPRSIGPGAHVQPLPLALATAGVADPPALRVAIVGSGPSAFYAAEELLARRDIAAEVTMFERLPVAGGLVRFGVAPDHWHTKTVERVFDRTARRDGFTFHLGVEVGKDVTIDEVLAHHHAVIHASGAAGDRRLGIPGEDLPGSHAAREFVAWYNGHPDHADRAFDLTASRAVVVGNGNVALDVARILVSDVETLRRTDIADHALSALADSRIEEVVMLGRRGPEYAACTTPELLALGSLQGIDVLVDGPVTAGPDAPTKLRILADYSRREPTPGNKRIVLRFGTTPQEVTGDGRTAGLIVTGTDAGTEDRIECGLVLRAVGYRGLPIAGLPFDEAAGTVAHVSGRVTLPDTGKAVAGHYVAGWIKRGATGVIGTNRYCAAETVEALLADHRAGLLPAPSGASADLAALVRERRPDALGGADWSAIDRFERERGREAGRPRIKIVDAGQAAVVAGAAVR from the coding sequence ATGGCGTACGTGGTCACCCAGAACTGCTGCAACGACGCGACCTGTGTCGCGGTCTGCCCGGTCGACTGCATCCACCCGACTCCCGCGGAGCGGGACTACCAGCGCACCGAGATGCTGTACATCGACCCGGGCGCCTGCATCGACTGCGGCGCCTGCTCCGACGTGTGCCCCGTGGACGCGATCGTCCCCGGCGACGCACCCGCCCCCGACATCGACCAGTACCGGGAAATCAATGCCGAGTACTTCCAGCGCAATCCACGCAGCATTGGGCCGGGCGCGCACGTGCAGCCGCTTCCGCTCGCCCTCGCGACCGCCGGCGTCGCCGACCCCCCGGCGCTGCGAGTGGCGATCGTCGGATCCGGACCGTCCGCGTTCTACGCCGCCGAGGAGCTGCTTGCCCGCCGCGACATCGCCGCCGAGGTCACCATGTTCGAACGACTGCCCGTGGCCGGCGGACTCGTGCGGTTCGGCGTCGCGCCCGACCACTGGCACACGAAGACGGTGGAGCGGGTCTTCGACCGCACCGCGCGTCGTGACGGCTTCACGTTCCATCTCGGCGTCGAGGTCGGGAAGGATGTGACGATCGACGAGGTGCTGGCCCATCACCACGCGGTGATCCACGCGTCCGGCGCGGCGGGCGACCGGCGCCTCGGCATCCCCGGCGAGGACCTACCGGGCAGCCATGCCGCCAGGGAGTTCGTCGCCTGGTACAACGGCCATCCCGATCACGCCGACCGCGCTTTCGACCTGACCGCATCCCGCGCCGTCGTGGTCGGCAACGGCAACGTCGCACTCGACGTCGCCCGCATCCTCGTCTCCGACGTGGAGACCCTGCGCCGCACCGATATCGCCGATCACGCCCTGAGCGCACTGGCCGACAGCCGGATCGAGGAGGTGGTGATGCTCGGCCGACGGGGACCCGAGTACGCGGCCTGCACCACTCCGGAACTGCTCGCGCTCGGCTCTCTGCAGGGGATCGACGTCCTCGTCGACGGCCCGGTCACGGCAGGCCCGGATGCGCCGACCAAGCTGCGGATCCTGGCCGACTACTCCCGGCGGGAGCCGACTCCGGGGAACAAGCGCATCGTGCTCCGCTTCGGCACCACCCCGCAGGAGGTGACGGGTGACGGGCGTACCGCGGGACTGATCGTGACCGGCACCGACGCGGGCACCGAGGACCGGATCGAGTGTGGTCTGGTCCTGCGGGCGGTCGGGTACCGCGGACTGCCCATCGCCGGCCTCCCGTTCGACGAGGCCGCCGGAACCGTCGCCCACGTGTCGGGCCGGGTCACACTGCCCGACACGGGGAAGGCTGTGGCCGGCCACTACGTGGCGGGCTGGATCAAGCGCGGCGCGACCGGGGTGATCGGCACCAATCGCTACTGCGCGGCGGAGACCGTCGAGGCCCTCCTCGCCGATCACCGTGCGGGACTGCTTCCCGCACCGTCCGGGGCGTCCGCGGACCTGGCGGCGCTGGTACGCGAACGCCGACCCGACGCGCTCGGCGGTGCGGACTGGAGCGCGATCGACCGCTTCGAGCGCGAGCGCGGCCGCGAGGCAGGCCGGCCCCGCATCAAGATCGTCGACGCCGGGCAGGCGGCTGTCGTTGCGGGAGCGGCAGTCCGATGA
- a CDS encoding molybdopterin-dependent oxidoreductase produces MSTAEPIVGHRICPLCESTCGLLVELDGRTIVRVAPNPDDVLSGGHSCAKGLGLGRIENDPDRIRTPLLRTSDGGFREATWDEAFGEIERRLPEFVTGDPGSCAIYHGNPAAHHLDSTFYLGELIGAVGTRNIYSPASVDTWPKNLAHMLLYGTGLGMSLPDLDRTDYLLILGSNPMVSNGSTVTAPGIHHRLQALRERGGTLVVVDPVRTRTAEVADLHVPIRPGTDALFLLGVLSVIASEGLSRPERVPDVVDGLDAAFAMAAEFEPDAVAAACGIDADVIRSVARGFAGAPAAVAHSRIGTCMQEFGTLANWLVEVLTIVTGNLDRPGGAMFALPPAGGQNTWPVTRPPKLMFDRWRSRVRGLPEAMGELPAVCFAEEILTPGPGRTRALITLAGNPARSLPNSGAIEEALGALEFMVSVDCYLNETTRHADVILPPPPVTTRGHHDVTLAHFQIRNVARYTPPLLDLADGEMAEWQILLRLAAIAKGTPHRPVGEIDDEVAAVAARRAAKLVGCETRRAMDAVADRRGPQRLLDLRLRSGPYGDRFGLDPDGLTLTLLEDNPDGIDYGPLAPRVPEVLRTPDGRIDLMPDIIVSDLPRLRASVTRAAPDLLLINRRQRRGMNSWLHNALPQPDAGQCALLVSPPDAAERGLVNGDRVSVTSKVTTVTAELRIDDTLRPGVASMPHGWGHDGPGLRTSRSASVPGSNYNALVDDTTDLEALTASPIFNGVPVTVTRTSEEHP; encoded by the coding sequence ATGAGCACCGCAGAACCGATCGTCGGGCACCGAATCTGCCCACTGTGCGAGTCGACCTGCGGGCTACTCGTCGAGCTCGACGGCCGCACCATCGTGCGGGTCGCACCGAACCCCGACGACGTACTGAGCGGCGGGCACAGCTGCGCGAAAGGCCTCGGCCTCGGCCGCATCGAGAACGACCCCGACCGGATCCGGACACCGCTGTTGCGCACCTCGGACGGCGGATTCCGCGAGGCCACCTGGGACGAAGCGTTCGGTGAGATCGAGAGGCGACTGCCGGAGTTCGTCACCGGCGATCCGGGCAGCTGCGCGATCTACCACGGTAATCCGGCTGCCCACCACCTGGATTCGACGTTCTACCTCGGTGAGTTGATCGGCGCGGTCGGCACCCGGAACATCTACTCGCCTGCGAGCGTCGACACCTGGCCGAAGAACCTCGCGCACATGCTGCTGTACGGTACCGGCCTCGGCATGAGCCTGCCCGACCTCGACCGCACCGACTACCTGCTGATCCTCGGTTCGAACCCGATGGTGTCCAACGGCAGTACCGTCACCGCGCCCGGCATCCACCACCGCCTGCAGGCGCTGCGCGAGCGGGGCGGCACCCTCGTCGTGGTGGACCCGGTGCGGACCCGCACCGCCGAGGTCGCGGATCTGCACGTGCCGATCCGGCCCGGGACCGACGCCCTGTTTTTGCTCGGGGTGCTGTCCGTGATCGCGTCCGAGGGACTGTCCAGACCCGAGCGGGTGCCGGACGTGGTGGACGGCCTCGACGCCGCCTTCGCGATGGCGGCGGAATTCGAGCCCGATGCCGTTGCCGCGGCGTGCGGGATCGACGCCGATGTGATTCGCTCGGTGGCTCGTGGGTTCGCGGGTGCTCCTGCGGCGGTAGCACATTCGCGGATCGGCACCTGCATGCAGGAGTTCGGCACCCTCGCGAACTGGCTCGTCGAGGTACTCACCATCGTCACCGGCAACCTGGACCGGCCCGGAGGGGCGATGTTCGCCTTGCCGCCCGCGGGTGGACAGAACACCTGGCCGGTGACCAGGCCGCCGAAGCTGATGTTCGACCGGTGGCGTTCGCGGGTGCGGGGACTGCCGGAGGCGATGGGGGAGTTGCCCGCGGTGTGTTTCGCGGAGGAGATCCTCACTCCCGGGCCTGGCCGCACCCGGGCGCTGATCACCCTCGCGGGGAACCCGGCCCGCTCCCTGCCCAACAGCGGGGCGATCGAGGAGGCGCTCGGTGCCCTCGAATTCATGGTGTCGGTGGACTGCTACCTCAACGAGACCACCCGCCACGCCGACGTGATCCTGCCTCCACCACCGGTGACGACCCGGGGCCACCACGATGTCACGCTCGCGCACTTCCAAATCCGGAACGTCGCGCGGTACACCCCACCCCTGCTCGACCTCGCCGACGGCGAGATGGCGGAGTGGCAGATCCTGCTGCGGCTGGCAGCGATCGCCAAGGGAACCCCGCACCGTCCGGTCGGCGAGATCGACGACGAGGTGGCAGCCGTCGCGGCCCGGCGCGCCGCGAAACTCGTCGGCTGCGAAACGAGACGGGCGATGGACGCCGTGGCCGACCGCCGCGGCCCGCAGCGACTGCTGGACTTGCGTTTGCGCAGCGGACCCTACGGTGACCGGTTCGGGCTCGACCCGGACGGGCTGACTCTCACACTGCTGGAGGACAACCCGGACGGCATCGACTACGGGCCGCTGGCGCCGCGTGTCCCGGAGGTGCTGCGCACACCGGACGGGCGGATCGACCTGATGCCGGACATCATCGTCTCCGATCTGCCGCGGCTGCGAGCGAGCGTCACGAGGGCAGCCCCGGATCTGCTGCTGATCAACCGGCGCCAGCGTCGCGGCATGAACTCATGGCTGCACAACGCGTTGCCCCAGCCGGACGCCGGCCAGTGCGCCCTACTGGTCAGCCCACCCGACGCGGCCGAGCGGGGTCTGGTGAACGGCGACCGGGTGTCGGTCACGTCCAAGGTCACCACTGTGACGGCCGAACTGCGGATCGACGACACGCTGCGTCCCGGTGTGGCGAGCATGCCGCACGGGTGGGGCCACGACGGACCGGGCCTGCGGACGTCCCGGTCGGCCTCGGTGCCCGGCAGCAATTACAACGCCCTGGTGGACGACACCACCGACCTCGAGGCGCTCACGGCGTCCCCGATCTTCAACGGCGTCCCGGTCACGGTGACGCGCACGAGCGAGGAGCATCCCTGA
- a CDS encoding molybdopterin-containing oxidoreductase family protein, which yields MPPVTSRRTSFCRLCASSCGVLLDIEDGRITRVLGDAHHPISGGYTCPKGRRGGDLVHGPDRLTTSMRRTATGTHEPVPVAQATADIAGRLRAIVDRHGPDAVALFMGTQQNFAALTPPMARAWFRGTGSHKLFSTMTIDQSAKWVVAERMGTYLGGRQRFEDADVWLLAGTNPVVSGNGGDGDGAVVQNPSVTLRAARERGLKLIVVDPRRTETAALADIHLAPRPGTDAVLFAGLLHVVLTEHLHDADFCGRYTADLTALLDAVSDVTPTVVQGVCGVPADRIREAARVFAGGSRGMATSGTGLCMGPHSNLAEHLVAALNVVCGRYLREGEQADDRAVLARHQPARAEVAPPTRAYEHGFRSRIGGVRAIRGELPSGILADEILEPGPDRVRALIVSGGNPAAALPDRGKALRALRSLDLLVCVDPRMSDTARLADYVIAPTTMYERADHTVIMEPFFPRPFAQYTPAIVTAPPGVVDDWRFFLDLAAASGQPVKFAGRILDPAAPPTSEQLLAMMTERGRVPFANLVAAPHGHLAGRSGAVVGRATEEGAGHRLTLMPEDVRDELHAALMDKAVTTQFPFLLTVRRIREAVNSTGTRVPGLVPGGANPASLHPADLAALGIGDGQAVTVRSASGRLRATARADVTLARGSVSMTHCFGSVDPREDVGVNVNALTGTGEGVQSINAMPTMTAVPVAVEPTAIEQDA from the coding sequence ATGCCACCCGTCACGTCCCGGCGTACCTCGTTCTGCAGGCTGTGTGCCTCCTCGTGCGGGGTTCTGCTCGACATCGAAGACGGGCGGATCACACGGGTGCTCGGCGACGCCCACCATCCGATCTCCGGTGGATACACCTGCCCGAAAGGGCGTCGCGGTGGTGACCTCGTGCACGGGCCGGATCGGTTGACCACCTCGATGAGGCGTACCGCCACCGGCACCCATGAGCCGGTGCCGGTGGCGCAGGCGACTGCCGACATCGCGGGCCGGCTGCGCGCCATCGTGGACCGGCACGGACCGGATGCGGTCGCGCTGTTCATGGGGACGCAGCAGAACTTCGCTGCACTCACCCCGCCGATGGCCCGCGCCTGGTTCCGGGGCACCGGCTCACACAAGCTGTTCTCGACGATGACCATCGACCAGTCCGCGAAATGGGTTGTCGCGGAACGGATGGGCACATACCTCGGCGGCCGGCAACGCTTCGAAGATGCAGACGTATGGTTGCTGGCAGGCACCAACCCCGTCGTCTCCGGCAACGGCGGCGACGGGGACGGCGCGGTGGTGCAGAACCCCTCGGTCACCCTGCGGGCGGCGCGGGAGCGGGGCCTGAAGCTGATCGTCGTCGACCCGCGGCGCACCGAGACCGCCGCCCTGGCCGACATCCACCTGGCGCCCCGGCCGGGGACGGACGCGGTTCTCTTCGCCGGCCTTCTCCACGTCGTCCTCACCGAACACCTCCACGACGCCGACTTCTGCGGCCGGTACACCGCCGACCTGACCGCGTTACTCGATGCCGTGTCCGACGTGACTCCCACTGTCGTGCAGGGCGTCTGTGGTGTTCCTGCCGATCGGATCCGCGAAGCGGCACGGGTATTCGCGGGCGGGAGCCGTGGGATGGCGACCAGCGGCACCGGGCTGTGCATGGGCCCGCATTCGAACCTCGCTGAGCACCTCGTCGCCGCTCTGAACGTGGTGTGCGGCAGGTACCTGCGCGAGGGGGAGCAGGCAGACGACCGCGCCGTCCTGGCCCGGCACCAGCCGGCGCGGGCAGAGGTCGCACCGCCCACCCGGGCGTACGAGCACGGATTTCGCAGCCGAATCGGTGGGGTGCGGGCGATTCGCGGCGAGCTGCCGTCCGGCATCCTCGCGGACGAGATCCTCGAACCCGGCCCCGACCGGGTTCGGGCGCTGATCGTCTCCGGTGGCAATCCGGCGGCGGCGCTGCCCGACCGCGGGAAAGCGTTGCGCGCATTGCGATCACTGGACCTGCTGGTGTGCGTAGACCCTCGGATGTCGGACACCGCGCGGCTCGCCGACTACGTCATCGCCCCGACTACCATGTACGAGCGCGCCGACCACACCGTGATCATGGAGCCGTTCTTTCCACGCCCATTCGCGCAATACACTCCCGCGATTGTGACAGCGCCGCCCGGCGTCGTCGACGACTGGCGGTTCTTCCTCGACCTTGCCGCCGCCTCCGGGCAGCCGGTCAAGTTCGCCGGCCGCATCCTCGATCCCGCCGCGCCGCCGACCTCCGAACAGTTGCTGGCGATGATGACCGAGCGCGGACGCGTGCCGTTCGCCAACCTGGTCGCCGCTCCGCACGGACATCTCGCCGGGCGCAGCGGTGCCGTCGTCGGTCGGGCCACCGAGGAGGGTGCCGGACACCGCCTGACACTGATGCCCGAGGACGTGCGCGACGAACTACACGCAGCGCTGATGGACAAGGCCGTCACGACGCAGTTCCCGTTTCTTCTGACGGTGCGACGGATCCGCGAGGCCGTCAACTCCACCGGCACTCGTGTCCCGGGGCTCGTTCCCGGCGGCGCCAACCCCGCGAGCCTGCACCCCGCCGACCTCGCCGCCCTGGGTATCGGCGACGGGCAGGCGGTGACCGTGCGATCGGCGTCCGGACGCCTGCGGGCGACCGCACGGGCAGATGTCACCCTGGCCCGGGGCAGCGTGTCGATGACGCACTGTTTCGGCAGCGTCGACCCGCGCGAGGACGTCGGAGTGAACGTGAACGCGCTGACCGGAACCGGTGAGGGTGTCCAGTCGATCAACGCGATGCCCACCATGACCGCGGTTCCCGTCGCGGTCGAGCCCACCGCAATCGAACAGGACGCGTGA
- a CDS encoding MFS transporter: MAPTREINISQLIDTAPVSALQKRAIGLCLALAILDGMDAQLIGFAIPALSEDWGLSKASFGLLLALSSGAMVVGSLLFGPVADRWGRRRVILLCTVLFAVFTLASAFAPSIGVLIVLRILAGIGLGGVTPNLIALTSEYSPARSRSTLVTIVVAGMSLGGFLGGLAAAQLIPAYGWQSIFVAGGVLPLIVAALAWAGLPESGKFLAARGDHAGAAKILSAIAPQAGVTGSVTFTVDTAVATKSPIRELFAGGRALDTVLLWVVFVINFLVIYFLFGWMPSLFSQAGQSPSNAILAAALFNLGGMAGALSIGWITDRVGTAWARSRGSDAAYAVVMAGYTLGALFIGAVAMFLANSTLLLITICIVGFGMSGSSAGIIAIAASIYPVAARSTGIGWAMGIGRIGSIAGPTLGAALIAAGMDARTIFLLMIVPTAGAVLTLGALFVRERLRGRTEAGVAEPAAAPAEAH; encoded by the coding sequence GTGGCCCCAACTCGTGAAATAAACATTTCCCAACTCATCGACACCGCACCGGTGTCGGCCCTCCAGAAACGCGCCATCGGGCTGTGCCTGGCGCTCGCGATCCTCGACGGCATGGATGCCCAGTTGATCGGATTCGCGATTCCCGCGCTCTCCGAGGACTGGGGACTGTCCAAGGCGTCGTTCGGACTGCTCCTGGCTCTCAGCAGCGGCGCGATGGTCGTGGGCAGCCTGCTGTTCGGCCCCGTCGCCGACCGGTGGGGCCGGCGCCGGGTAATCCTGCTGTGCACGGTGCTGTTCGCAGTGTTCACGCTCGCGTCCGCATTTGCGCCGTCCATAGGCGTACTGATCGTGCTGCGCATCCTCGCCGGAATCGGACTCGGTGGTGTCACCCCGAACCTGATCGCCCTGACCAGTGAATACAGCCCCGCGCGCAGCCGCTCCACCCTGGTCACCATCGTTGTCGCGGGCATGTCACTCGGCGGCTTCCTCGGCGGACTCGCCGCCGCACAACTGATCCCGGCATACGGCTGGCAGTCGATCTTCGTGGCCGGCGGCGTTCTCCCGCTGATCGTGGCGGCACTGGCGTGGGCCGGACTCCCGGAGTCGGGCAAGTTCCTCGCAGCCCGCGGCGACCACGCCGGCGCCGCGAAGATCCTCTCGGCGATCGCCCCGCAGGCGGGCGTCACCGGATCGGTGACGTTCACCGTGGATACCGCCGTGGCCACCAAATCGCCCATCCGGGAACTCTTCGCCGGAGGCCGGGCGCTCGACACGGTGCTGCTGTGGGTCGTGTTCGTCATCAACTTCCTGGTGATCTACTTCCTGTTCGGATGGATGCCGTCGTTGTTCAGCCAGGCCGGGCAGAGCCCGTCGAACGCGATCCTCGCCGCGGCGCTGTTCAACCTCGGCGGGATGGCCGGAGCGCTGTCCATCGGGTGGATCACCGACCGGGTCGGCACCGCGTGGGCTCGATCCAGAGGGTCGGACGCCGCCTACGCGGTGGTGATGGCCGGATACACGCTCGGGGCCCTGTTCATCGGTGCCGTCGCGATGTTCCTGGCAAACTCCACGCTGTTGCTGATCACGATCTGCATCGTGGGATTCGGGATGTCCGGTAGCTCGGCGGGCATCATCGCGATTGCCGCGTCGATCTATCCGGTAGCGGCACGCTCGACCGGCATCGGCTGGGCCATGGGAATCGGGCGCATCGGGTCCATTGCCGGGCCCACCCTGGGCGCCGCCCTGATCGCGGCCGGAATGGATGCCCGCACGATCTTCCTGCTGATGATCGTGCCGACCGCCGGCGCCGTCCTCACCCTCGGTGCACTGTTCGTGCGGGAACGACTGCGCGGACGCACCGAGGCGGGGGTCGCGGAACCGGCGGCCGCACCGGCCGAGGCGCACTGA